GAGTTGTGagtgtttcctgcaacaacaaaacacattgGCATGTATTCAATGGCtccatctcttttctttttctctttctccgtgaaatgaagctgctttCAAATACAGTCTGAAATGTCGAGATCTATAAACAATCTGACGCAAAACCGTAATTGTGAAAGTCTGCTATattggggggttaaagaaccCAACAGGGCGTCACACAAATGGGTTCCAGTGACACTCCCACCACTGCACAACCGTGCAGAAAATTGCCGGATTGCTGTTTCCTGGTCTGAACGTCGTCTAACACTGACTTCCTCTCTCTCATCAGAAAACCGGCGTCACAGCGTTAATGGAGGCAGCTAAGGCAGGCTCCCTGCAGCTTGTCAGAGCCATTCTAAAGAGAGGGGGAAACCCCAACGCCCTAGACCGAAAGCGCCTAACAGCTGTACACTATGCAGCCATGGGGGGCTTTTTTGAGGTGTGGTATCTACTCACTCATTcacttttttactattttttaaataagtaaTAATATGTCAAATTAAAGTGAAAGAGCTGTTGTTTTCTGCCTACattaccagttttttttttctaagttttcCTAACTCAAATTACAGTACTTAATGTCAGTTAGAATGGGGTTTTAGATTTAGGATTCTGATGTGTTGCTCTGTGGTGTTTTGTGCCTTCCAGTTGATTCAGGTGCTGTCTGCATACGCAGCAGACATGGGCATGGCTAACCTAGAGGACTGCACAGCCCTCCACTATGCTGCTGCCCTGGGGAATGCTAACTGCTGCAAGTTCCTGGCACAGAGAGGTGCTGTGAGATATTATTACAATAATAGGCATCCTGATGTCAGTGTATTGAATTatagctttttttctctttcaaatCTAAGGCAAAGATAGCTCTGTGGTAACTACTAGAgatccgataccagtattgGAAAAGCCTCCGGTACTGTCTAATGGTGCTTACCcgctgctagtaccagctctgctCTACCTGGCTTGACTCGACTCGGCCGTGGTGCCCCGttctccattttccattgcagtaccgcctcatgcgtgaggtGAGCGtagctggtcgtcatagcgacgccgcaggaaactgtcGTGACctaacgcaacacacacacagaacgtcaaaggtgtgttgtttttgattctcggcatgtgAGAAgttggaggcaaaaaaaaaaaaaaaaaacaacgctggctgtcgctagcaatgatgacgcagtgattagtgacgattctctctgaccaatcagtagtctgcaggttttcacgtcaccatcagctcgcttggaacctcagacagaggtgatactaaaaaaagtacttgttggcaggtaccagggactacTTTTCATAATGGAacaccaaaaaaggcgagtagagtcgaggcgagtcgagcaggtacaaTGTAATGGAAATACGCCATCAAATGGTATTGGAAAGTACTGGAGCccagaagaaaatctactttaaaatagtttatttatgttctttttccattatgactgactgtcaaactggataataaacgAAAGTTCTGGGGTGTTCATTGTTTATGTTTgatcatgtttcacaaagagtttcaCCTGAGCCAGGCcgtacaacaaagatagaaatcatatcacatccatacggaGATAGTAGTGtacacagctgttaaaacataataaaatatatatgacacactggtatcagatTGGTACTCGGTAATAAGCGAGTTCAGGTTTCGGAATCgctatcggaccatctctagtaaCTACTCCAAATGCCGTCACAGGGTCAATACAGGCTCTCTTTATTGCATGTGTATGTCGTAAGAttgtgggccctattttaacgatctgaaatgcaagtatcaaacgtgaaacgcaagtagttttgtgggcggatctcggacgctgttgctattataccggcgggataaatgagtcttgcgcccgacacaaatctaaaatgggttggtctgaagtagctaggtgtggtttgggcgtaacatgaaaataaccaatcagagcatcatctcacattccctttaagagcaggtgcgcttgttccatggcggattgctattatgacggcggatttgcctggcgcacgccagtggGAGCTGTCTGGGAtgtggcaaagtaataaatgcccgtcttggccgggtggcgatgttgctgcggcctctcgggcgcatctcctcaagtctggagaggattgctgcagccatggagcgcggacctccaaacgcaccacctgcacctgttgtctTCCTCCTACCCCCGCTCCATCTCCGTctacccgctccaccaggagcacatcgagtgtccaatcccaccgtagttcaacatcacgtctccttaagtcctcttatatttcctcatttatgtcatcaacacatccatgattcatgggaatgttgtgtaaaacacaacaagccacaaagaatgctgcgactttgaggactgtactgtaaagtgcctcctgacctatccaaacacccgAAGcgaatttttctttttcacactacattatggccaagcatgcgcccctaaaatagcatccgAATAACGCGCAACTGACTTtcgactagcgccactgactttagaccaggtttttcttggtctgtggcggaattttttctgaaactgcaaaataacaCCAGGGGActtttgcgccggaacacgcctcctcttttcgctgaaccgcccccgggagcgcaaaaaCATttcctaatttaccgacgtgcgtctgtggagggaaaattttcaaaataggaatgatacatgcgtcggtgtacaaaggcaattgtgctgagtgcaagatagggccctatatcTTTGTTGTGATACATGTAGAGCCATACATGGTTAAGTATttgacaaaaaagaaagaaagaaagttgtAGAAGATGCAGCTGCAAACACAGTCCCACATTAAATAAGGTATTTCTaccatgtgtttattttttttatgttgctaAGACTTTTCTCTGTGTTTCAGGTTGTAACCCCAAACTGAAGAACCAGGAAGGTTTGCTGCCACGTCAGATCGCCAAGGACGCTGGTCACAAAGCGGCTGTCAAGGAGCTTAAGAAGGCCGAGCGGCAGCAGGGAAAGGGCAACAAGCCCAACGGCAGCGAGTGCCCCACGTCAGATCTCTGGGCCCTGACCCTCCACGACTGGTCATACGAGCACGAGACTACACTACGACAAGCCTTGGGGAACCAATCAGAAATTGTCACCACCCAGATGTTTATTTCAGTGTTGGAAGAATTGAAAGCTCCGGTGGAACTAGACCAGCTCCATGCAGTCATCGCAGCCCATGACAAGGACAAAAAGGGATGCATCAATGTTAGTGATTTCCTCAAAGGTGTCAAGTACATCAAGAAACCATTTCTCCTCTCCACGTATATgcctaaaaagaaaaagggagaaaagggTGGAAAAGGAGGTAAGAAGAAGGGTAAATTTGTCCTCACCTTGCCCATTTGCACCCTGCCGCCGGAGCGTATGGCCCGGCGGCCAGACGGAGGCCCGCCCAAATACATGATCGAGACATACTACAACTGCTCCGACGTCCGCCGATTCGACCGCAGTCACCCGCTAGAGCATCCCATAATGAATGACTCAGGGTGGTACATAGAAAAGCCAGATAAGGTCTACGTCAGCATCAACTACTGTGTGAAAAGTGGAGACCTGGAGTCTCTGGAGCTCGCTCTCGACCATGGGGTTCCTGTGGACGTTCAGGACGAGTTCTACAAGACGCCGCTGATGGTGGCCTGCTCCAGCGGCAACTACGAGGTGGCTCAGTATCTCCTCACTCGGGGGTGAGAAAACAtcaccttttctttttgtctttttggtttatagacctttttaaccctctgaggataAAAGACGCACCGGCGAGTCCAAGCaatgtttgacaatacttctactcaaaaagcgataatacaacatttcattttagacatttatttttatatattttatttatatgttaAGGGCTTTTCACATGAGGAGCGACACTTCGCCTGCGTAGTCGTGTGGGTCTGCGGGGTCTCCTACGCTCCTCACGTGAAGGACAACGCTCCACGATTAAACGCCAGGCGATCAATGTGTGGTGACCATGGGGATTCTGTGCACTACTGTATCCCTGCCGTACAACTGAATGAAATCAGCTGACTGTGCTATCATATATCCCTAATCACAGGTCGATGTATAACAAATGGGGGTAATCCTACTCTTTCCTAACCACGGACTTTCATTGTTGATAGCTAAAGCTAAATTAGCATAGTCATAATTACGGACGTTACCCGATAAATCCAGTCTTGTGCTGTTGCTCTGACAAGCAGAAGCCCCGCTGGCTATGTCTATAGACGGGCCGGTCTGAACCAacccgtctcagctcgactcaagCCAGCTGTCGATGTTCCCTGGAACtgggctggttttagaacgtaagggacgtcgcctgtttcaacagccaatagagaagtcagcttgcgaagtcagctacaaactatagaaataaaatgatccagaataatttttatttctatgtcaCAAACTGTGAACTAGttgaaatggcagagttttagacAGGCTCAATGACTGCCCAGCAAGCACGGCATGTGGTGGAGCGAGAGACTGACTGAGGAGGGGGAGCGgcgttagaacaaagccgtgaatcagagaaataaaacgttttttcTCACTATCACTTatgttatccacattcatatttaaacgcaacaaatgatatatccagctacaaaaaagcctgaAAGTAAACAGAAGTACACAGTCGTTATGAAATCGATAAACTGTCTCGTCGTAtctcattggtgtaaactggcaAATTTCAGAACGTTGCAGACCGGCACGTTGCAAGGAGCTGCAAGTTTACACTCGTTGCGAATCTTTGGCCTGAACTGGGCTTTAAGGGATACCTggatatttaatattattaatgtatgaggtaaatgatgatgatggaaaaaaatcaaacctAAAGACAAACAATAGACATGctgtaaatgcaaataaacTTTGTTTCTAATCATACTTTGAGAATTTTCAAGTTGACTGGAAGAAGAACGCAGATCTGATTTATTGTGTGCAACAAGGCCAATGCCCTGATTAGTCTTTAAACGCACCATGATATTACTGTTTCTGACAGGGCggatgtaaatgtgtgtgaccaGTTCTTCTGGACGCCCCTCCACCACGCGGCTCACGCTGGCCAAGTGGAGATTATTGAACTTCTGGTGGAGGCTGGGGCCAAAATAGATGCCCGGGCCCTCAGTGGAGGCACGCCCCTCATGAGGGCCATCGAGAGCTCTCGACCCTCCTGTGTGGACTTCCTCATCAAGGCGGGTGCCAGTGTCAACGCcgaaaacaaaaaaggtttgACTGTGTATCTGAAATATATCAATGTTAACCATTCGTGCCATTAAATTTGGTTTAAAGTGCACACTGTGAAATTGGTATTCAACTTTTAGGCAAGCGACCCCTCTTTGATGGTAACACTGTGAGTTGTACTGTTATTTGATTGaccatattttatatttttttccttcagAACAAAACTGCCTCGACATCGCCAGAGCTTTTGCAGACTCCAGGATAATTGACTTGGTCAAAGACAAGATGGATTCTCTGCCTAAACAAAAGGACGCAGCGAAGGGAAAGGGGGGCAAAGCTCCAAAGCCTAAACCGGCTAAGGTATCTAAGTAACTCCCATTAAAACCTTTTTACCAGCCTGCTACAAACATAATTAAAACCTTGTGGCTTTAAACTTTTtcctgttttgtgtttgtgtgaaatgaAAATTTCACTCTGTTCTTTATTCACTGTTTACTGTTCACTAAACACATCAGGCTCatctataaaaatataaaaagaatcATGACAATCTCTATGGAAATAAGGCTTTCCTTTTCTCGGAAGTCATACActagaaaatgtaatttcctGCACTTGTAGCAGCAGGGTTTTGGTCTGATATAAGCCCTACATAGATTTTACAACAGAGTATGACCACTAGGTACTTTTAGACAGCAATGTGATCTATCTGCTCTCTGTTGGTGAAGACGGGCATCCAGAGTTTCCGCTAGTAAAACAATTGGTgctggtcatgtgacctgttaGCTTTCCTATTACGGGTCAAATGGAAACAGTTCCTGTCAAATATTTTTCTGTGTTCATTGCGCTTAAAAGCAATTGATAGGCAGGCTATAAAGAATAATATCATCAAGGGATGTAAATTCATACTATTTTTTATTGAAAGGTAGGCTGCAACAGGCAGAGAGGGCAAAATAATTAAATCAATGCAACAGAGTACAAACTACAGTACAAACAAACTGACTCATAAAATGATCAAGTAAATCAAAATGATTGTAAAGTGTCTTTCTGCAACTCGTGATGCGCATGCTCCTCTGCCTTCCCCAAGGCGACTTTGCTGAGCTGTTATGATGCGGATCTGCAGGGAGAAACCTCTCTCTGCTGGCACACTGGAGACGGGTTTTCCTCATGCTACCTTGGCCAGTTTGACCCACTGGATAGATTTTACCATAATcccaatggacctttttcacagcaaacatttggacttgtcatagtaggaaaagcagagctgaaattgataacttTAACGATGGCTCATTTCCATCAAGTgacccagtaagctatttcagtgagtaaacatgcacaataccagggaatgcagccatcattaattggtttgaatacacctgtgcttttcctactatgacatgtcaacatgtctgccgtgaaaaaggtctataagtACCTCGCAGGCTGTTGAGAAAGTCAAGCCTCCGGAACGGCGGAGAGCTGTCATCATATATGGCGTCTCGATGTGCGTCTGTGGCATTAACTATAAATGAGAGGGGCTGTAGCTGGTGCCGACTTGTCCTCGCTGGCAATTTCTTGGCTTCATATACATTAGACCGGCCGCTGCTTGGTGTTGTGAAGTAGTTCACAATATTTCCCAGGGCTTGGGCTTTGACTTTCCTGCTTGCTTGTCGCTAGTCTTCTGCATTGAATCAGAGCGAGAACGCGACATGTAGTTTTTACTTTATCACATACGCTACAGTCTACAGTCATTTCTACATGAAAAAATATGATTGTTGATTGTTTTAATAGAACGAAAAGATATGAAAGTCACTCTCGTCTATTTTAACACAATTCATATTGTGCAGAGGGAATTATTTCCAGTGGTCATTCTGACCGGAGACAATTAGAATTTTCAGGGCCTCATCATTTTTTTCCGGTCAATGACCGGTAATTACCAGACAACGGAAACTCGGGGGGGATCATTCATTGAACTCAGATTAGCTACCAGAAAAAAATCTGCTGCTGTTTTGCTTCCCTCTCTGTCAAAGTCAGCGAGATAGTTTGTTCAGCAGTGCTATGGCAGAAGCCACAAAACTTCTGCCAAAGCAAGTCCTTCTACACGTCAGAGTCCTGTATCTGCGGCCAGATGGCAGCAGTGTAAAGTGTGGATATAGAGGGGGATTGGTGTCGTTGACGATGGTGAGGGCAAAGGCGTGTGATGGCTCCATTGTTCAGGTCTGAGATTTTGGGTCTAGGGGAGCAATCTTGAACACTGAATGTAGCTCTAAAATAGCTGTGCATTTTCACCAGAGCGGCAGTCTCCATCCCTCTCCTCGTAGCTTGGTATTGAacgacgaggcatttttcaatactcaatactaaggTGGCAAAAAAGTATCAAATTTGGTACCCAGCACAAACCAACATTGGACTGGAGGTTATCTCCCACCCTGGTTTTCTTGTGTGTACCCCAGCGTCTGGCTTCATCATGAGGCATGAGAAACCTAAGCCTGTAGAGAGATCTGTTTACTGTCAGGCAGCAACTTCTAAGCAAATTAGACCAGATGTGTTATGTTCCAAATAGAACAAGATGGCGCTTCAATTTGCATTTCCTATAATCTgacaaaatgtattgattttgtcATTAGGACTAGGAAGAAGCAGGTGGTGCTGCAGCACAAATTCATCAGCAATATTCATAGTTCAATATAGCTGAAAGCAGCAATTCTAGGGGGTCAAGAAAGTAAGTCACAGAATAAATTACACACAGGTACAATATGGAGCGGTCTCTCCACTGAGCATATATACATTTGCTGACTTCTTCTattcaatttttcaattcaattcaattttatttatagtatcaaatcataacaaaagttatctcgagacactttacagacagagtaggtctagaccacactctataaattccaaaaccccaacaattacagtaattccctcaagagcaagcattagcagtggctattgcgacagtggcaagaaaaacccctttaggaagaaacctcggcagacccagactcttggtaggcggtgtctgacgggccggttgggggcgtgatgaacagtggtgataacagtcacattagaagtcacagtgacttcgaaggttatcgtggaagttcatgtcatagcagggcacatcgtgtcatactgagtagtgcagtctcctataccggatcctgactactctgtgcataggaacatcacagcagggcgttgcgggatgtaacgtggcgctgcagagcacgggtgggtgcggcgggtgcagcaggacgcagcaggaagcgGCCAGGAAATGccgagaatcgcagagcatagctctgcgaagaagaaacataaggactccggggagtaaactccccagagctagattagtaacaagcaagcatttcttggacaggatgcatacaaaagtaacaagtagagatgagagagcagctcagtatatcttagggaggaacagcctccccggcagtctagagttgtagtagcataacttaagagaggcaggttaaagaaaggagcctggtcgggctagaactctccccaaccggatcgggctgtactctcgctagattattaattatacagtatataaactgatgactacgaggagaagcaggtgggccgggttaggtggacgctgcgactactcactccttaactataagctttatcaaagaggagggttttcagtttactcttaaatgtggtgacggtgtctgctcctcgaacccagactgggagctggttccacaatactggagcctgatagctgaaggccctggctcccagtctacttccagagactctaggaaccataagtagccccgcattctgggagcgcagtgctctagtgggacaataaggtactatgagctcttctaagtatgatggtgcttgaccatttagagctttgtaagtcaggaggaggattttaaattcgatcctatatttcactggaagccaatgcagagaagctaatacaggagaaatatgatctcttctcttagttctcgtcagaacacgtgctgcagcattctggatcagttggagagtcttaagggacttatttgggcaacctgataataaggaattgcagtaatctagtctagaagtaacgaatgcatggacaagtttttcagcatcgttttgagacaggatattcctaattttggcaatgttacgaagatggaaataggctattcttgaggtttgttttaagtgatcgttgaaggatatatcctgatcaaaaataactcctagatttctgacagcagtgctggaggccagggtaataccatccagagtaactatatctttcgaaaacgaagttcggcggtgcgttggtcctatcacaataacttcagttttgtctgagtttaacatcaggaaattgtgggtcatccaggattttatatcctcaatacacgtttgaagtcttgctaactgaccactttcatctggcttaattgacagatataattgggtatcgtctgcgtaacagtgatagttaatcgagtgtttcctaataatattacctagaggaagcatatataaggagaatagaattggtccactGTGCAAGCCAGTCACTGTAAATGATGCCTTCCATTGCAATGTAATACTCACTTATGGCTTTAAACCTGTGATGCATCACACCTACGATCATATGCAAATTTGAAATGTTCTGAGTTGGTAAAAATAGGATGCTGTAAATGAGGCAGACACAGATGTGAAATTTGGCCATAATTCTTGTGTTTTTAGCTAGATGTCATATAAACGTTTCACAGTGGGTCACTGAAAAAGTTAGACACTGTCTTAGTATCGTTAAACCAATTGGTTTGACTGAACCAGTATCTTTTAGCCATGTTTTAACTTTAATCCTTTTCTAAGtgtttatttctactttactgcgTAATAGATTTGGAGTCATAATAAGGGCTTTTAAAATTCActatataaaagtaaaaaaatagtGGCTTTATGAATCAGTTGATATTGACTACACCCATATTCATATAATACATTTTGACCCAAAGAATTTAAACCAGTACCATGTTTGGGACAGAAGGGAAGCTTATGTGCCAAAATGTGAGTCAGACTGTTAAAGTGCTCAGCTAATataatgctttttggcttttcccctttcctctattgtgttatatatctgctTTTttcatgttataggtttacaaagtgaaaaagcccaaagtccaccccaaagggacttaccatctccaacagaaaacactgttcacaaactgttccaaacagctctattgtagtccagcctttacttcagagacaaacgtggtcactttgtaacacacgttataatgctcacctagctgctagcgtggcacgctctcatactctgcttctgactggctagtagtccttacctaggtactgcgcatgtgcgactcccaacaaagatggaacagaagtgagatgtctcactctgtagctaaaacagagagctcaacacacatggtgaaaagaggaactgcagcaatgtgcagtacaacaaatatatggtgttttctgaaaattaaaccatgtaaacctattctggtacaacctctaaatacaattatgaacctgaaaatgaacataatatgaacactttaagatGGACCAGAGGCGGTAATAGAGATTGTTGTTTTAACTCTAGAATTAAACCTGCATTTCTTGGACTGACCTCCATCATATTTGATTAATGTAcaatatgtcattttctgtagcTAGGGGTCTTTCGATCGAAACAATAACAACAGACGGAGCAATGCTGCCATTGCAGTCAGCTTCTCCCGGTTGGGATTTCTTTAGTGTTCAGCGATCAGGAGGTTTTTACAGAGGTGTCCTCCACTCTAGCCTATATACTTtccaacgttccacttccgggattgcagCAGAGTTGCAGCAGCAGGATAAAAATGCAGATGTAAACATCTGGATGTGCGCCATCTACAGGCAAGAAAAGTCATAACTATTGCCACAACTGCAGAGTTTGTCACTGAATTTGTGCGTGTGGCAGGAGTCCCACAGTTCAATTTATCCTTGCCAGGGACAAGGAGAGCCCTTGAAGAAACtgtgggtgtgtgagtgagtgtgtgtgtgtgttgtagttaTAACcagatttttttactatttctaCAGACAATTAGCACTTATGCACACAGGTGTCTGAAATAACTTGTTGTTTTGCCCAGCTGTTCAATATTTATCTTTATCATTATcccataagcttttttttttttttcatttaattgttGTCTCTCAATTGTATTTTGTAATCACAAGTACTATTTGGTTGTTGTTTTGCGTGGTCTTAAATAATTAACATTGCTGTAAAGAGGTTTCCTGTTCTCTTTGTTACAAGTGCTATTTCTGCTGAGACCTCCCATCCCCCTCCCTATCCTTTACCTCTACCATGATTTATTGAACAATCAGGAAACTTGTTGTTCTGATTCTTTATTAAACTGTCTTCAAACTTACATTTTGTGACCtaaatgtgtgtaaaatgtcTTGCTTTTGTAGAGCTGGGCACTAGGGAGAAAaccaaatatcacaatatttttgaccgaATGCATCAATGTCGATTTTGCGGCGATGTTGTAGGGTTGGctatcggtgctttcacaaaacattaacacagtgagagttttgataaataatcccCAATAATGTGGTTAATGTGGTACAATAACTAACTAGGTAAAGGAAAAAGACAACATTGTTACATCACAATATTACGacatccaaaatttaagacaatatctatcttataatattgatttattgcccagccctactttcttGATGCAGCTAAACCCTTCCGAGCCCCGTTCTgtaacctctctctctgtctgatctAGATCAGAGACTGGAAGGCCTTTTGATTTGTACCAACACCACTGAGTACTAATCTGAAAATCTTCTTCTCCCTTACAGAGCGTTGCTGCAGAAGGTGCAGCGCTCACAGAGATCACATCGACTATAGCAGCAGGGAAGACCCCTCCTCAGAAGGATTCAAAGAGTGTCATCCTGCAAAACACCCGGATCACTACGGGGGAAACCAACGTGGTGGATATCACCGTTGTGCCAAAAACGGTGAGGCTCATCCCCATTCACGGAAGGTTGCCTCAATATATTGTAGCATCTACTTGCTGAACATAAAAGTATTACTTCCTGTCTGAACATGCCCTTGAAAAATATCCCATAAACTGCCTgtgaaatacattgtttttaactgtgtttttggttttcagTTTTAAAAACAAGTTCAGCGCAAAGTTGACTTCCATGTGGAAACATTCATTGATGCTGTGtctaaaaataatcacaattgcAATATCTGGACCCAATTTGATTCTACTTGTATTTATGCATCTATTTATGCACTGATTTAGTTTTGGTTTCCTTGACTTGGCGTTAAGATGAACTGGACATACTTGtgaacccccaccccccacccctgtgtgtatgtgtgtaggtgtgCATGTGGGTATGTTTGTTTGCTTCCTTTATATTTTGgttgttgatttttattttttcttcatatgttgtcaaaaaaaacggcaataaaaacaatcttaaaaaagaaattacaaataaaaataatgaccaTTAAAGCTGCAGGCAGCGATGGACGTCGACAGTTCTAGCGGGACGCCGGTTGATGCAGCTGTGGATTTCCTAACCATCTGACCACGAGTTAGACACTACTTCCTGGGTGGCGCGCGTGGCACTGGAAATGACATTTTGCTAATTTTGTACCACTTCTTCTGTCCACTATGAGGCGCTATGACTATGACTCAATATGGCTGTGTTTAGATGTCCTCGGGCCTCAGCTCTTATCAAGCGTGTGACATCTGGGGCAGGTTGCACTGTGTAAAGTAAAGTTACAACTGTTTCCCATGTTGTGTCGAAACGTGCAAA
This genomic window from Perca flavescens isolate YP-PL-M2 chromosome 18, PFLA_1.0, whole genome shotgun sequence contains:
- the ankef1a gene encoding ankyrin repeat and EF-hand domain-containing protein 1 isoform X1, producing the protein MSGRVARGRLQVLQIYRLLQYVHEGDKVQIEKMVKLGLENLINLTEPQDGTGVLHVAVSANNQDLVSFLLSQGAHPNVQDNNGRTPVMLAAELGNDAIVALLVQSNANLRLKDSEGKGVLFYCIYPTKRHTRCLQVALKCQVDVNDVSAQGTHVFQLMCEKAQECTPMCLIMLGEGADPNATNQKTGVTALMEAAKAGSLQLVRAILKRGGNPNALDRKRLTAVHYAAMGGFFELIQVLSAYAADMGMANLEDCTALHYAAALGNANCCKFLAQRGCNPKLKNQEGLLPRQIAKDAGHKAAVKELKKAERQQGKGNKPNGSECPTSDLWALTLHDWSYEHETTLRQALGNQSEIVTTQMFISVLEELKAPVELDQLHAVIAAHDKDKKGCINVSDFLKGVKYIKKPFLLSTYMPKKKKGEKGGKGGKKKGKFVLTLPICTLPPERMARRPDGGPPKYMIETYYNCSDVRRFDRSHPLEHPIMNDSGWYIEKPDKVYVSINYCVKSGDLESLELALDHGVPVDVQDEFYKTPLMVACSSGNYEVAQYLLTRGADVNVCDQFFWTPLHHAAHAGQVEIIELLVEAGAKIDARALSGGTPLMRAIESSRPSCVDFLIKAGASVNAENKKEQNCLDIARAFADSRIIDLVKDKMDSLPKQKDAAKGKGGKAPKPKPAKSVAAEGAALTEITSTIAAGKTPPQKDSKSVILQNTRITTGETNVVDITVVPKTVWGKQPTTSQLMSKIERRKELLSLEVDFDDFMMPFSQNIQRKTQELAKTTN
- the ankef1a gene encoding ankyrin repeat and EF-hand domain-containing protein 1 isoform X2 encodes the protein MIPITVCPDINYCKWHSFASVLFYCIYPTKRHTRCLQVALKCQVDVNDVSAQGTHVFQLMCEKAQECTPMCLIMLGEGADPNATNQKTGVTALMEAAKAGSLQLVRAILKRGGNPNALDRKRLTAVHYAAMGGFFELIQVLSAYAADMGMANLEDCTALHYAAALGNANCCKFLAQRGCNPKLKNQEGLLPRQIAKDAGHKAAVKELKKAERQQGKGNKPNGSECPTSDLWALTLHDWSYEHETTLRQALGNQSEIVTTQMFISVLEELKAPVELDQLHAVIAAHDKDKKGCINVSDFLKGVKYIKKPFLLSTYMPKKKKGEKGGKGGKKKGKFVLTLPICTLPPERMARRPDGGPPKYMIETYYNCSDVRRFDRSHPLEHPIMNDSGWYIEKPDKVYVSINYCVKSGDLESLELALDHGVPVDVQDEFYKTPLMVACSSGNYEVAQYLLTRGADVNVCDQFFWTPLHHAAHAGQVEIIELLVEAGAKIDARALSGGTPLMRAIESSRPSCVDFLIKAGASVNAENKKEQNCLDIARAFADSRIIDLVKDKMDSLPKQKDAAKGKGGKAPKPKPAKSVAAEGAALTEITSTIAAGKTPPQKDSKSVILQNTRITTGETNVVDITVVPKTVWGKQPTTSQLMSKIERRKELLSLEVDFDDFMMPFSQNIQRKTQELAKTTN